Proteins encoded within one genomic window of Brassica rapa cultivar Chiifu-401-42 chromosome A09, CAAS_Brap_v3.01, whole genome shotgun sequence:
- the LOC103843138 gene encoding hsp70-Hsp90 organizing protein 3-like, which translates to MADDAAKAQGNAAFSSRDFTSAVIHYTSAIALSPTNHILFSNRSAAYASLRNYADALSDAIKTVDLKPDWAKGYSRLGAAHWGLKQFQEAAAAYTKGLEIDPSNEALRTGLVDAQAMKKQEMKQRAKTANKFGTAAFKKKDFEAAIQHYSTAMEMDDDDIAYITNRAAVYLQMEKYKECIEDCDKAVEKGIELGSDDKMIARVLTRKGTAFVKMAKCSKDYEPAIEAYRRALKVHCTNAEAFNKLKEAERAKQVWERREFIDPKIGDEEREKGDEFFEKKMYADAIKQYTEAIKRNPEDPKAYSNRAACYNKLGAISNGLEDAEKCIELDPKFSGGYIRKAEVEFYLKEYDNAMNTYVEGLNHDPNNQELRHGVTSCIQEINKASRGGLTPAELKERQAKGMEDPEIRNILTDPVIRQVMSDLEENPSAAQTQMKNPVIQSKIQKLISAEIVQMK; encoded by the exons ATGGCGGACGACGCCGCCAAAGCCCAAGGAAACGCCGCCTTCTCTTCCCGCGACTTCACCTCCGCCGTAATCCACTACACCTCCGCCATCGCTCTATCCCCAACCAACCACATCCTCTTCTCCAACCGCTCCGCCGCTTACGCCTCTCTCCGCAACTACGCCGACGCTCTCTCCGACGCAATCAAGACCGTCGATCTCAAACCTGACTGGGCCAAAGGCTACAGCCGCCTCGGAGCCGCTCACTGGGGGCTAAAACAGTTCCAAGAAGCCGCCGCGGCGTACACCAAGGGTCTCGAGATCGATCCCAGCAACGAGGCGTTGAGAACAGGATTAGTCGATGCTCAGGCGATGAAGAAGCAAGAGATGAAGCAGAGAGCCAAAACGGCGAACAAGTTTGGGACCGCTGCGTTCAAGAAGAAGGACTTCGAAGCTGCGATTCAGCATTACTCTACAGCCATGGAGATGGATGACGATGACATCGCATACATCACGAACCGTGCCGCTGTTTATCTTCAAATGGAAAAG TACAAAGAGTGTATAGAGGATTGTGACAAGGCGGTTGAGAAGGGTATAGAGCTTGGATCAGATGACAAGATGATAGCTAGAGTTTTAACTAGGAAAGGGACTGCTTTTGTCAAGATGGCGAAATGCTCTAAAGACTATGAACCTGCCATCGAAGCTTACCGAAGAGCTCTTAAAGTGCACTGTACTAATGCCGAGGCGTTTAATAAGCTGAAGGAGGCTGAGAGAGCAAAGCAAGTATGGGAGCGGAGGGAGTTTATCGATCCCAAGATCGGTGATGAAGAGCGTGAGAAAG GTGATGAGTTCTTTGAGAAGAAGATGTATGCTGATGCGATAAAGCAGTACACTGAAGCAATCAAAAGGAATCCAGAAGATCCTAAG GCGTATAGCAACCGAGCTGCTTGTTACAATAAGCTTGGTGCTATTTCGAATGGACTAGAAGATGCGGAGAAATGTATTGAGCTTGATCCGAAATTCTCTGGAGGATACATCAGAAAAGCTGAAGTTGAGTTCTACTTGAAGGAGTATGACAATGCAATGAACACATACGTCGAAGGGCTTAACCATGATCCTAATAATCAAGAATTGCGCCATGGTGTTACAAg CTGTATACAAGAAATTAACAAGGCTAGCCGTGGTGGTCTTACTCCTGCGGAATTGAAAGAAAGACAG GCAAAGGGGATGGAAGACCCAGAGATCCGAAACATCCTCACAGATCCTGTGATTAGACAG GTGATGTCTGATCTTGAGGAGAATCCGAGTGCAGCACAGACGCAAATGAAGAACCCAGTGATTCAGAGCAAGATTCAAAAGCTTATTAGCGCCGAGATCGTCCAGATGAAATAG